From the Priestia aryabhattai genome, one window contains:
- a CDS encoding ribonuclease YeeF family protein, with amino-acid sequence MTVGKVYDAKALFDVAKDRENAYDELLSQLGELKKALQGVADLDGSLEGKGADNIKSFYKQHADTAGQWENLIKMQKSYFSALHVKAEKAKLAGSTVVNESFLETELKNANSNAKEMVAQQHEDLQSILNGIDDIVSISAFSTSEFNDKIEEAEKKRTDTIEAVNQLDAEWSKEYSEMDDFYTVVNTLVSGLELATSQGGSAYQLAFNEKAYHDSELYKVQTKLNDYATSYVDYNKQQEEVYELEKKQEEEANKPWYEKTWDAVSTFTGEVSGYYDYKRAAEGVDPVTGEKLSTSQRVAAGAMAAAGFIPVVGWVGRAAKGGKAIYKTAKGLSAADHALDAYKSAKSFKVLQQTEKGLYGLVAANGLGEYMTGRDMFGNKISEEQRKASLLQALGIAGAGALSTKVAGKTVKAGANAVANGAKKLSDMRNVLSKQAAQRIMPPLQSAQKAYRSSSNYVKKKISQAGDIKLAPKKVRVVEEPLTGTRMPVVDEWITGKDVGRMFSVRSGNSGASNGISKKDYKALRKKTPNNQIRKKVNPEGPKIDPVYGYEVQKLEADHIVSMKEITQFEGFNQLTKEAQIEVLNLEENFVGLGKSTNASKGAHNWSEWRGHSKLGDVPEEVRQQMLKLEAQAREALKKAIEERLE; translated from the coding sequence ATGACTGTGGGAAAGGTATACGATGCAAAAGCGCTGTTTGACGTAGCAAAAGACAGGGAAAATGCCTACGATGAGTTACTCAGCCAGCTGGGCGAACTGAAAAAAGCGCTGCAGGGCGTAGCGGACTTAGACGGCAGCCTAGAAGGAAAAGGCGCTGACAATATAAAATCTTTTTACAAGCAGCACGCCGATACGGCCGGACAGTGGGAAAACTTAATTAAAATGCAAAAAAGCTATTTTTCAGCACTTCACGTCAAAGCTGAAAAAGCAAAGCTAGCCGGAAGCACGGTTGTGAATGAATCGTTTTTAGAAACAGAGTTAAAAAATGCCAACAGCAACGCTAAAGAAATGGTTGCTCAGCAGCACGAAGATCTGCAGAGTATTTTAAACGGCATCGACGATATTGTCTCTATTTCAGCGTTTTCAACGAGTGAGTTTAACGATAAAATAGAAGAAGCAGAGAAAAAACGCACCGATACAATTGAAGCGGTGAATCAGCTTGATGCTGAATGGTCAAAAGAATACAGCGAAATGGACGATTTCTATACGGTAGTGAATACGCTAGTAAGCGGCTTAGAGCTTGCTACGAGTCAAGGAGGAAGCGCCTATCAGCTTGCCTTTAACGAAAAAGCGTATCACGACAGCGAGCTGTATAAAGTTCAAACAAAGCTAAACGACTATGCGACTTCGTATGTTGACTACAATAAGCAGCAAGAAGAAGTATACGAACTGGAAAAGAAGCAAGAAGAAGAAGCAAATAAGCCGTGGTATGAAAAAACGTGGGATGCGGTTTCTACCTTTACAGGAGAGGTCAGCGGATATTATGATTATAAACGAGCAGCAGAAGGCGTGGACCCTGTTACGGGTGAAAAGCTTTCCACCTCACAGCGCGTTGCAGCAGGAGCCATGGCAGCAGCCGGATTCATTCCGGTCGTCGGCTGGGTAGGAAGAGCCGCAAAAGGCGGAAAAGCAATCTACAAAACGGCTAAAGGCCTAAGCGCAGCGGATCATGCCCTAGACGCCTACAAATCCGCCAAATCCTTCAAAGTCCTGCAGCAAACCGAAAAAGGCCTCTACGGTCTTGTGGCTGCAAACGGCCTAGGAGAATACATGACCGGACGCGACATGTTCGGGAACAAGATTAGTGAAGAGCAGCGTAAAGCAAGTCTTCTGCAAGCGTTAGGGATTGCTGGGGCAGGGGCATTGTCTACGAAGGTAGCGGGGAAAACAGTGAAAGCAGGGGCTAATGCCGTGGCAAATGGAGCGAAGAAACTTAGTGATATGCGGAATGTACTTAGCAAACAAGCGGCTCAGCGCATTATGCCGCCGCTGCAAAGCGCTCAGAAAGCTTATCGTTCTTCTTCGAATTATGTCAAAAAGAAAATTAGTCAAGCCGGAGATATTAAGCTGGCTCCTAAGAAGGTCCGAGTAGTAGAAGAACCGCTGACTGGAACGCGTATGCCAGTGGTAGATGAGTGGATTACTGGAAAAGATGTTGGGCGGATGTTTTCGGTACGAAGTGGAAACAGTGGAGCGAGTAATGGAATATCTAAAAAAGATTATAAAGCATTAAGAAAGAAGACACCCAATAACCAAATAAGAAAAAAGGTAAATCCAGAAGGTCCTAAAATTGACCCTGTTTATGGGTATGAAGTTCAAAAACTGGAAGCTGATCATATTGTTTCCATGAAAGAAATAACGCAGTTTGAAGGGTTTAACCAACTAACTAAGGAAGCGCAGATAGAAGTTTTAAATTTAGAAGAAAACTTTGTTGGGCTTGGTAAATCTACTAATGCTTCTAAAGGAGCTCATAATTGGAGTGAATGGAGGGGACATTCTAAGTTAGGAGATGTGCCAGAAGAAGTAAGACAACAAATGTTAAAGTTAGAAGCTCAAGCGAGAGAGGCTTTAAAAAAAGCTATAGAAGAGAGGTTAGAATAA
- a CDS encoding immunity protein Imm33 domain-containing protein, translating to MKKFIKNISGKVFVIQAENELEMQVENLFSIFETIETEKWVEGFSIQIGWSRFIVSIKGEEYHILSPDYSKNPFEDDTEDLTLALWIQLEQVHFLRKLNINNGETVRFSDKVVVAKNVLEVDSIYLQRSSECEQGDSGWYIGAVNEEDDTEELEAFYAYQLLKIRPSLIQVLALPYEYMAVFEKDEVQAVLNENDEDVFN from the coding sequence TTGAAAAAATTCATTAAAAATATAAGTGGTAAAGTATTTGTAATTCAAGCTGAAAATGAATTGGAAATGCAGGTTGAGAACCTTTTTAGTATCTTTGAAACTATAGAAACCGAAAAATGGGTTGAAGGTTTTTCTATACAAATAGGGTGGTCAAGGTTTATTGTTTCTATAAAAGGTGAAGAGTATCATATTCTTTCACCAGATTATTCAAAGAATCCATTTGAGGACGATACAGAAGATCTAACGCTTGCTCTATGGATACAGTTGGAGCAAGTTCACTTTTTACGGAAGCTAAATATTAATAATGGTGAAACAGTCAGGTTTAGTGATAAGGTGGTTGTGGCCAAAAATGTATTAGAAGTAGATAGTATTTACTTACAAAGAAGCAGTGAGTGTGAACAAGGAGATTCAGGTTGGTATATAGGAGCTGTAAACGAAGAAGATGATACAGAAGAACTAGAAGCTTTTTATGCATACCAATTATTAAAGATTCGCCCCTCTCTTATTCAAGTTTTGGCTTTACCTTATGAATATATGGCAGTTTTTGAAAAGGACGAAGTACAGGCAGTATTAAATGAAAATGATGAAGATGTTTTTAATTGA
- a CDS encoding immunity protein YezG family protein encodes MKEFEDKFSKLQADMISICMEYVEDRADKVYVYASREEGIISGSFFYCINNKYVECHKVNDALENEDERYDVSQKRMLMVLRIICEDIEKIEDLCKEYERDMPTEMKLIYDVKSGNFKAEYKYDFVYTHDDIKTADHIADEWFEEVKNNKL; translated from the coding sequence ATGAAAGAATTTGAAGATAAGTTTAGTAAATTACAAGCCGATATGATATCTATATGTATGGAGTACGTTGAAGATAGAGCAGATAAAGTGTATGTTTATGCTTCACGTGAAGAAGGAATTATTTCAGGCAGTTTCTTTTATTGTATCAATAATAAGTATGTAGAATGTCATAAAGTGAATGATGCATTGGAGAATGAAGACGAAAGATATGATGTGTCTCAAAAAAGAATGCTTATGGTGTTGCGTATAATATGTGAAGATATCGAAAAAATTGAAGACTTATGTAAAGAATATGAAAGAGATATGCCAACGGAGATGAAGTTAATCTATGATGTTAAGAGTGGCAATTTTAAAGCGGAATACAAGTATGATTTCGTATATACGCATGATGATATTAAAACAGCCGATCATATTGCTGATGAGTGGTTTGAAGAAGTGAAAAATAATAAGCTTTAA
- a CDS encoding ankyrin repeat domain-containing protein, translating to MDQKNINKSIRKAIKDGDINIVKKLIGDNLEALNTMTVFGTWLHVAVKKGNLQIVQYLVEKGIDVNAKGGTFDASALNLAAGSGNLEIVKYLIQSGAKLDVSLAKRNPLFAAIYGGHKEVVEHLVDQGIDISVQYTGENIKDMDAYQYAREFGQIEIAEYLKWKLNGKV from the coding sequence GTGGATCAAAAAAATATTAATAAATCGATAAGAAAAGCCATTAAAGATGGCGATATCAATATAGTGAAAAAACTAATAGGTGATAATTTAGAGGCTTTAAATACCATGACTGTATTTGGTACTTGGTTACATGTAGCGGTTAAAAAGGGGAACCTTCAAATCGTTCAGTATTTAGTTGAAAAAGGAATTGACGTTAATGCTAAAGGTGGGACATTTGATGCTTCTGCGTTAAATTTAGCAGCAGGATCCGGTAATTTAGAAATAGTAAAGTATTTAATCCAATCTGGAGCAAAGCTAGATGTAAGCTTGGCAAAAAGAAATCCATTATTTGCAGCGATTTACGGTGGCCATAAAGAAGTAGTTGAACATCTAGTTGATCAAGGTATAGATATTTCCGTTCAATATACCGGGGAGAATATTAAGGATATGGATGCGTACCAATATGCTAGGGAATTTGGACAAATAGAAATTGCTGAATATTTAAAGTGGAAGTTGAATGGAAAAGTATAA
- a CDS encoding APC family permease, whose translation METKRNQAVPTLKLSHIVLFGLAYMTPMIVFGIYGLLAETTHGLVSTAYIVALAAMLFTAYSYGKMTKAFPIAGSAYTYTRKSINPYVGFMIGWAVLLDYLFLPMVIWLIGAVYLHTAFPSIPLWTFVLAFIFITTVINMIGLKAAANVNALMMIFQLLVVGIFISLSIIYLIKGSSPFALFSFNPFLNEHLTFSFVAAGASIACYSFLGFDAVTTLSEETINPEKTMPKAIFLITLIGGIIFIGASYFLQLVHPDYTSFKNIDSAAFEIAVQIGGNLFSSIFLAGLIIAQFASGLSAQTSGARLLFAMGRDGVLPAKIFGYLHRKSKTPLLNILLIGGISLLAVKLDVSTSTSFINFGAFLTFIFVNLSVIFHYYFTLKNERKNSFLLYFLVPAIGAALDFYLFINLDKHALVLGSIWTAIGLVYLTFLTKGFKLSPPEMDFAEEEITKSSSLVHQKAAEKTL comes from the coding sequence ATGGAAACAAAAAGAAACCAGGCAGTTCCAACTTTGAAGTTGTCACATATTGTTTTGTTTGGACTTGCTTATATGACTCCAATGATTGTATTTGGTATTTATGGCTTGTTAGCTGAAACCACCCATGGACTAGTTTCCACTGCTTATATAGTGGCTTTAGCTGCTATGCTATTTACGGCTTATAGCTACGGTAAAATGACTAAAGCTTTTCCTATTGCAGGGTCTGCTTATACTTATACAAGAAAATCCATAAATCCGTATGTCGGATTTATGATTGGATGGGCTGTTTTACTAGACTACCTGTTTCTTCCTATGGTTATTTGGCTTATAGGAGCCGTTTATTTACATACAGCTTTTCCTAGTATCCCTCTTTGGACATTTGTACTAGCTTTTATTTTTATTACAACTGTCATCAATATGATTGGCTTAAAAGCGGCAGCGAACGTTAATGCATTAATGATGATTTTCCAATTGCTCGTAGTCGGTATTTTTATTTCACTAAGTATTATATACCTTATAAAAGGTTCATCACCCTTTGCGCTCTTTAGTTTTAACCCATTCTTGAACGAGCATCTTACATTTTCGTTTGTAGCCGCTGGCGCTTCTATTGCTTGTTATTCTTTTTTAGGATTTGATGCTGTTACAACTCTATCTGAAGAAACCATTAATCCCGAAAAAACAATGCCAAAAGCTATCTTTCTTATTACACTAATTGGAGGCATCATTTTTATTGGAGCTTCTTATTTTCTACAGCTTGTTCATCCTGACTATACATCTTTTAAAAATATTGATTCAGCAGCATTTGAAATTGCCGTACAAATCGGCGGCAATTTATTTAGCTCTATTTTTCTAGCTGGATTAATTATTGCTCAATTCGCATCTGGCTTATCTGCTCAAACAAGCGGAGCCCGTTTGTTATTTGCAATGGGAAGAGATGGCGTACTTCCTGCTAAGATATTTGGTTATCTTCATCGAAAGTCAAAAACACCCCTATTGAATATTTTACTCATAGGAGGCATTTCATTACTGGCCGTTAAGCTTGATGTAAGTACATCTACTTCTTTTATTAACTTTGGAGCATTTTTAACATTTATTTTTGTAAATCTATCGGTCATTTTTCACTATTACTTCACGTTAAAAAATGAAAGAAAGAATAGCTTTCTTCTTTACTTTCTTGTACCAGCTATAGGAGCAGCCCTTGATTTCTATCTCTTTATTAATCTAGATAAACACGCCTTAGTGCTAGGAAGCATCTGGACTGCCATTGGACTTGTGTACTTAACTTTTCTTACAAAAGGATTTAAGCTTTCTCCTCCAGAAATGGATTTCGCTGAAGAGGAAATAACGAAATCTTCCTCTCTTGTACATCAAAAAGCTGCTGAAAAAACATTGTAA